A window from Haloarchaeobius amylolyticus encodes these proteins:
- a CDS encoding winged helix-turn-helix transcriptional regulator, with protein MNRSFGDYNSIRDRAAAEAAARESFETANPLTAVATLLGRKWHLVILDELLEGGPQGFSALQRQIGGISSKVLSESLSDLEEKELISRAVVCEKPFRVEYSLTERGEALQPVIEAARESSV; from the coding sequence ATGAACAGGTCATTTGGCGATTACAATTCGATCCGGGACCGTGCTGCCGCGGAGGCAGCTGCACGAGAGTCGTTCGAGACCGCGAACCCGTTGACGGCGGTCGCGACGTTGCTCGGGCGGAAGTGGCACCTCGTCATCCTCGACGAGCTGCTCGAGGGGGGACCGCAGGGGTTCAGTGCACTGCAGCGACAGATCGGGGGAATCTCGAGCAAGGTGCTGTCGGAGAGCCTGAGCGACCTCGAGGAGAAAGAACTCATCTCGCGGGCGGTCGTCTGTGAGAAACCGTTCCGAGTGGAGTACTCGTTGACCGAACGGGGGGAGGCACTCCAGCCGGTCATCGAGGCCGCACGGGAGAGTTCGGTCTAG